A part of Eubacterium sp. AB3007 genomic DNA contains:
- a CDS encoding amidophosphoribosyltransferase, whose product MGGYFGVASKSSCTNDLFFGIDYHSHLGTRRGGMAVYNELDGFHRSIHNIENAPFKSKFDGDLDELEGSMGIGCISDMDPQPLLIRSHHGAYAITTVGKINNADQLIRRAYARGNSHFMAMSGGKINDTELVGVILDQAGSIVEGLRLVQENIEGSMSLLLMTTEGIYAMRDRYGRTPMVIGKKKGAYCASFETSAFINLGYETHYELGPGEIVLITADGMEKLSPAREEMKICTFLWVYYGFPTSNYEGINVEEMRYQCGHMLAKRDQTEGRERPDIVAGVPDSGIAHAVGYANESGIPYARPFVKYTPTWARSFMPTRQSQRELVAHMKLLPVKSLIENKSLLLIDDSIVRGTQLGQTVKYLYDSGAKEVHIRPACPPLMYGCKYVNFSRSRSEYDYITRRVIRDFEGSEVSDEVLAEYSDPDSQKYADMVEEIRKRLDFTSLAFQRLDDLIEATGMDPDKLCTYCWNGKE is encoded by the coding sequence ATGGGCGGATATTTCGGCGTTGCCTCAAAGTCAAGTTGTACCAATGACCTGTTTTTCGGAATCGATTACCATTCCCACCTTGGAACCAGACGTGGAGGTATGGCAGTCTATAACGAGTTGGATGGATTTCATCGTTCCATTCACAATATCGAGAATGCGCCCTTTAAGAGCAAGTTCGATGGAGACCTTGATGAACTGGAAGGCAGTATGGGGATCGGATGTATCTCTGACATGGATCCACAGCCACTGCTGATCCGCTCTCATCACGGAGCCTATGCCATCACTACCGTCGGAAAGATCAATAACGCAGATCAGCTGATCCGGAGGGCGTATGCCCGGGGCAACAGTCACTTTATGGCTATGAGTGGCGGCAAGATCAACGATACAGAGTTGGTGGGTGTGATCCTGGATCAGGCGGGCAGCATCGTCGAAGGGCTGCGTCTGGTACAGGAGAACATCGAAGGATCCATGTCCCTGCTCCTTATGACCACCGAGGGGATCTACGCCATGCGCGACAGATATGGAAGGACGCCCATGGTAATTGGAAAGAAGAAAGGGGCCTACTGCGCTTCCTTTGAAACATCCGCGTTTATCAATCTGGGATACGAGACTCATTACGAGCTTGGCCCGGGAGAAATCGTTCTCATTACAGCCGATGGCATGGAGAAACTGAGTCCTGCCAGAGAAGAGATGAAGATATGCACCTTCCTCTGGGTGTATTACGGATTCCCTACCTCCAATTACGAGGGGATCAATGTGGAGGAGATGCGCTACCAGTGCGGGCACATGCTGGCCAAGCGCGATCAGACCGAAGGCAGGGAACGGCCGGATATCGTAGCCGGTGTGCCTGACAGTGGTATTGCTCATGCGGTGGGCTATGCCAATGAGTCAGGGATCCCCTACGCGCGGCCTTTCGTCAAGTATACCCCCACCTGGGCGCGGTCCTTCATGCCCACCAGACAAAGCCAGCGCGAGTTGGTGGCGCACATGAAACTTCTGCCCGTGAAGAGCCTGATCGAGAACAAGTCCCTGCTTCTCATCGATGACTCGATCGTGCGGGGGACGCAGCTTGGACAGACCGTGAAATACCTGTACGACAGCGGTGCCAAGGAGGTCCACATCCGGCCGGCATGTCCGCCGCTGATGTATGGCTGCAAATACGTCAACTTTTCCAGATCCCGCTCGGAATACGACTACATCACCAGACGTGTGATCCGTGATTTTGAGGGCAGCGAAGTCAGCGATGAGGTGCTGGCAGAGTATTCGGATCCGGATAGTCAGAAATACGCTGATATGGTAGAGGAGATCCGGAAGAGACTGGATTTCACGTCCCTGGCATTCCAGCGGCTGGATGACCTGATCGAGGCTACCGGGATGGATCCAGACAAACTATGTACCTACTGTTGGAACGGAAAAGAATAA
- a CDS encoding 4Fe-4S dicluster domain-containing protein, which yields MSTNQGGAATGNENMIAFVFCSGDAAGKARFAGCSSCKDAVESGFQRGECKNGCVGVGSCIESCKQDAMKLVDGKIVIDPEKCDGCGDCAKEDVCPQALIRMIPRDATNFIPCSSKEEDDDKTREICGYGCIACGDCVRACPEGAVEIIDNHAVIDYEKCVGCVSCTVKCKKKIIVDTQHDLTALKEKVAFVRCSGGFKPNKKYEELGFTDCADVVKNVDPKEYDLCTTGCTGLGNCTRVCRYDAIHVVNGTAVVDPDKCVGCKDCTYACPKGLITMVPYGGMRMVPCSSTDDYEDKAAVCDSGCIACEDCVNNCPNGAIYMESKHAVVDPEICEDCHMCQNMCSRFVIKEQEVPEYNFLQREALGLTEGE from the coding sequence ATGAGTACTAATCAAGGCGGAGCAGCTACAGGCAATGAGAACATGATTGCTTTTGTTTTCTGTAGCGGTGATGCAGCTGGCAAGGCCAGATTCGCAGGCTGCAGTTCCTGTAAGGATGCAGTAGAGTCTGGGTTCCAGCGTGGTGAGTGCAAGAACGGATGCGTTGGTGTCGGTTCCTGCATCGAGTCCTGCAAGCAGGATGCAATGAAGCTCGTCGATGGCAAGATCGTGATCGACCCCGAGAAGTGCGACGGTTGCGGTGACTGTGCCAAGGAGGACGTATGTCCGCAGGCATTGATCAGAATGATCCCCAGAGATGCCACCAACTTCATTCCCTGCTCTTCCAAGGAAGAGGATGATGACAAGACCAGAGAGATCTGCGGATACGGATGTATCGCTTGCGGAGACTGTGTCAGAGCATGTCCTGAGGGAGCTGTGGAGATCATCGACAACCACGCTGTGATCGACTACGAGAAGTGCGTTGGATGTGTATCCTGCACCGTCAAGTGTAAGAAGAAGATCATCGTAGATACACAGCACGATCTGACCGCACTGAAGGAGAAGGTCGCTTTCGTCAGATGCAGCGGTGGATTCAAGCCTAACAAGAAATACGAGGAGCTGGGCTTCACCGATTGCGCCGATGTGGTCAAGAACGTAGATCCGAAGGAATATGATCTCTGCACCACAGGCTGTACCGGACTGGGCAACTGCACCAGAGTATGCCGTTATGATGCCATTCACGTCGTGAACGGAACTGCTGTTGTCGACCCGGACAAGTGCGTAGGCTGCAAGGATTGTACTTATGCATGTCCGAAGGGTCTCATCACCATGGTTCCTTACGGTGGAATGAGAATGGTTCCGTGTTCTTCCACAGATGACTACGAAGACAAGGCTGCCGTCTGCGATTCCGGATGCATCGCCTGCGAGGACTGTGTCAACAACTGCCCGAACGGTGCGATCTACATGGAGAGCAAGCATGCTGTAGTAGATCCTGAGATCTGCGAGGATTGCCATATGTGCCAGAACATGTGCTCCAGATTCGTTATCAAGGAACAGGAAGTGCCTGAGTACAATTTCCTGCAGAGAGAAGCTCTTGGCTTGACGGAAGGAGAGTGA
- the nifJ gene encoding pyruvate:ferredoxin (flavodoxin) oxidoreductase, which yields MDGNAAAAHVAYAFTEVAAIYPITPSSPMAENMDEWVSQDRTNIFGEKVKIIEMESEAGAAGAVHGSIVTGSYTSTFTASQGLLLMVPNMYKIAGEQVPAVFHVSARCVSTHALNIFGDHSDVMSCRQTGFAMLASNSVQQVMDLAAVAHLATIDGQLPMLHFFDGFRTSHENQKIEVWDYDELKSMVNWDAVKAYKQNALNPNHPKAMGSAEQPESFFQHREACNPAYDAAPDIVNKYMQMVNEKIGTDYKPFNYYGAPDAKHVIVAMGSICDAAEELIDHMLADGQKVGIIEVHLYRPFSVKYLLDVMPDSVEVLSVLDRTKEPGSIGEPLYLDIVSALQGTKFQSAKVYRGRYGLGSKDVQPGDILAVFENMDADEPKTEFTLSINDDVTNLSLKPSHYPDTVPAGTKACKFWGLGADGTVGANKNSVKIIGDHTDKKVQAYFQYDSKKSGGVTISHLRFGDKPIKSTYYVMQADFVACHNSAYLQKYDMVQDVKKGGSFLLNCVWNDEELEEHIPGQVKRYIAQNDINFYTCDAVSLAKEIGLGAKRTNSILQAAFFKIADIIPIDDAVGYMKEMIQKSYGKKGQNVVDMNWAAVDAGITNVHKVEVPASWAEAEDDPAPAAMVGRDEDMSKFLNDVLVPMATMRGDSIPVSAYLTSADGSEPCGTAAYEKRGIATDVPVWIKKNCMQCNLCAYVCPHGVIRPFVLDEEETAAVDGQFVKMKGMKDKFFSIGISALDCSGCGSCVDVCPARNKALEMKPAEDDIVNANQKRYDYLFGDVTDKDVPFKRNTVKGSQFLQPLLEFSGACPGCGESPYAKLVTQLFGDRMFIANATGCSSIWGHSAPSTPYTVNKEGRGPAWSNSLFEDNAEFGLGMATSVESRRNELKHAAERLVDVIGVPARAWLATMDDAESSRETGDILAAECEKIADSNEDARFIVDNADMLNKPSMWIFGGDGWAYDIGYGGLDHVLASGKNVNVMVFDTEVYSNTGGQSSKSTPTGAVAKFAASGKEVKKKDLAQIAMAYGYVYVAKIAMGANPEQTLRAIREAEAYNGPSLIIAYAPCINHGIKKGMNKAMEEMRDAVRSGYWNLMRFNPDLAAAGKNPLSVDSHKPTESYRDFIMGEVRYNSLKLKFPERAEELFQAAEKQSVDRYEHLLNEKKSYDNN from the coding sequence ATGGACGGAAACGCAGCAGCCGCTCACGTAGCTTATGCATTCACAGAAGTTGCGGCCATTTATCCTATCACACCATCCTCGCCGATGGCTGAGAACATGGATGAGTGGGTTTCCCAGGACAGAACCAATATCTTTGGAGAGAAAGTTAAGATCATTGAGATGGAATCAGAGGCAGGAGCTGCCGGTGCTGTGCACGGTTCGATCGTGACCGGATCCTACACATCCACATTCACAGCTTCCCAGGGTCTGCTGCTGATGGTTCCGAACATGTACAAGATCGCCGGTGAGCAGGTACCTGCTGTATTCCACGTATCCGCTCGCTGCGTATCCACGCACGCGCTGAACATCTTCGGAGATCACTCCGATGTCATGAGCTGCCGTCAGACCGGATTCGCTATGCTGGCTTCCAACAGCGTTCAGCAGGTCATGGACCTGGCTGCAGTCGCGCATCTGGCCACCATTGACGGACAGCTTCCTATGCTGCACTTCTTCGATGGATTCAGAACCTCTCACGAGAACCAGAAGATCGAGGTCTGGGACTATGATGAGCTGAAGTCCATGGTGAACTGGGACGCGGTCAAGGCTTACAAGCAGAACGCGCTGAACCCGAACCACCCGAAGGCGATGGGATCCGCTGAGCAGCCGGAATCCTTCTTCCAGCACAGAGAGGCCTGCAACCCGGCTTACGATGCTGCACCGGATATCGTCAACAAGTACATGCAGATGGTCAACGAGAAGATCGGCACCGATTACAAGCCGTTCAACTACTATGGTGCACCGGATGCCAAGCACGTCATCGTGGCGATGGGAAGCATCTGCGATGCTGCAGAGGAACTGATCGACCACATGCTGGCTGATGGGCAGAAGGTAGGTATAATCGAGGTACATCTGTACAGACCGTTCTCCGTCAAGTATCTGCTGGATGTCATGCCGGATTCCGTTGAGGTCCTCTCCGTACTGGACAGAACCAAGGAACCGGGCTCCATCGGTGAGCCTCTGTATCTGGATATCGTATCCGCTCTGCAGGGCACCAAGTTCCAGTCTGCTAAGGTCTACAGAGGCCGTTATGGACTGGGTTCCAAGGACGTACAGCCTGGAGACATCCTGGCAGTATTTGAGAACATGGACGCTGATGAGCCGAAGACAGAGTTCACCCTGTCTATCAACGACGACGTGACCAACCTGTCCCTGAAGCCGAGCCATTATCCTGATACCGTTCCGGCAGGAACCAAGGCTTGCAAGTTCTGGGGTCTGGGCGCTGACGGTACAGTTGGTGCTAACAAGAACAGTGTCAAGATCATCGGTGACCACACCGACAAGAAGGTACAGGCATACTTCCAGTATGACTCCAAGAAGTCCGGTGGTGTGACGATCTCCCACCTGCGCTTTGGCGACAAGCCGATCAAGTCCACCTACTATGTCATGCAGGCTGACTTTGTGGCATGCCACAACTCCGCATACCTGCAGAAGTACGACATGGTACAGGATGTCAAGAAGGGCGGATCCTTCCTGCTGAACTGCGTCTGGAATGACGAGGAACTGGAAGAGCACATCCCTGGTCAGGTGAAGAGATACATCGCACAGAATGACATCAACTTCTACACCTGCGACGCCGTTTCCCTGGCTAAGGAGATCGGCCTGGGTGCCAAGAGAACCAACTCCATCCTGCAGGCTGCTTTCTTCAAGATTGCAGACATCATTCCTATTGATGATGCAGTTGGATACATGAAAGAAATGATTCAGAAGTCCTACGGCAAGAAGGGCCAGAACGTTGTAGACATGAACTGGGCTGCTGTAGACGCGGGTATCACCAACGTACACAAGGTCGAAGTACCGGCTTCCTGGGCTGAGGCAGAGGATGATCCGGCACCGGCTGCAATGGTTGGACGTGACGAGGATATGTCCAAGTTCCTGAACGACGTTCTGGTACCAATGGCAACCATGAGAGGCGACAGCATTCCTGTTTCCGCATATCTGACATCCGCAGACGGTTCCGAGCCTTGCGGTACAGCTGCTTACGAGAAGCGCGGTATCGCTACAGACGTTCCTGTCTGGATCAAGAAGAACTGCATGCAGTGCAACCTGTGCGCTTACGTTTGCCCGCACGGTGTCATCCGTCCGTTCGTTCTGGACGAGGAAGAGACTGCAGCAGTGGACGGTCAGTTTGTCAAGATGAAGGGCATGAAAGACAAGTTCTTCTCCATCGGTATCTCTGCTCTGGACTGCTCTGGATGCGGCTCCTGCGTAGATGTTTGCCCGGCCAGAAACAAAGCCCTGGAGATGAAGCCTGCAGAGGACGATATTGTCAATGCAAACCAGAAGAGATATGACTACCTGTTCGGCGATGTGACCGACAAGGACGTTCCGTTCAAGCGCAACACGGTCAAGGGATCTCAGTTCCTGCAGCCGTTGCTCGAGTTCTCGGGAGCATGCCCGGGATGCGGAGAGTCCCCCTATGCTAAGTTGGTGACTCAGCTGTTCGGTGACAGAATGTTCATCGCAAACGCCACAGGATGCTCCTCCATTTGGGGACACAGTGCTCCGAGCACACCGTACACCGTCAACAAGGAAGGACGCGGTCCGGCATGGTCTAACTCCCTGTTCGAGGACAACGCAGAGTTTGGTCTGGGTATGGCTACTTCTGTAGAGTCCAGAAGAAACGAGCTGAAGCACGCTGCCGAGAGACTGGTAGACGTGATCGGTGTTCCGGCAAGAGCATGGCTGGCTACTATGGATGATGCTGAGAGCTCCAGAGAGACCGGCGACATCCTGGCAGCAGAGTGCGAGAAGATCGCGGACAGCAATGAGGATGCAAGATTCATCGTGGACAATGCAGATATGCTGAACAAGCCGTCCATGTGGATCTTCGGTGGTGACGGATGGGCTTACGACATCGGTTACGGCGGACTTGACCACGTACTGGCTTCCGGCAAGAACGTGAACGTCATGGTCTTCGATACCGAGGTTTACTCCAACACTGGTGGACAGTCCTCCAAGTCCACTCCGACTGGTGCGGTAGCCAAGTTCGCTGCTTCCGGTAAGGAAGTCAAGAAGAAAGATCTGGCTCAGATCGCTATGGCGTATGGATATGTATACGTAGCCAAGATCGCCATGGGCGCTAACCCGGAGCAGACACTGAGAGCCATCAGAGAGGCAGAGGCCTACAATGGACCTTCCCTGATCATCGCCTACGCACCGTGCATCAACCACGGCATCAAGAAGGGCATGAACAAAGCCATGGAAGAGATGAGAGATGCTGTCCGTTCCGGTTACTGGAACCTGATGAGATTCAACCCCGATCTGGCAGCCGCCGGCAAGAACCCGCTGTCTGTCGACAGCCACAAGCCGACCGAGAGCTACAGAGACTTCATCATGGGCGAGGTTCGTTACAACTCACTGAAACTGAAGTTCCCGGAGAGAGCGGAAGAGCTCTTCCAGGCAGCAGAGAAGCAGTCTGTTGACAGATACGAGCATCTCCTCAATGAGAAGAAGAGTTACGATAATAACTAG
- a CDS encoding sulfide/dihydroorotate dehydrogenase-like FAD/NAD-binding protein yields the protein MEKRFEIVSKRKLNDNITWLVIKAPLVARKAKPGQFIILRTDEYGERVPLTMAGEHPEDGTIDLIYAAVGRSTMLMDQMEVGDCFADIVGPLGKPTEMEGLKKVCVVGGGTGNALAYPLAVGMHNHGIHVDMITGFKNKDLVILQDEFAAGTDRLFLVTDDGSAGEKMFTTQKLEQLIEEGNEYDEIVAIGPPIMMKFTCQIAEKHGIKSIASLTAYMIDGTGMCGGCRVSIDGEEKYVCVDGPEFDGSKVNWDEVLQRSAYYAEQEKYDREHVCRLTGGVRYYD from the coding sequence ATGGAAAAAAGATTTGAAATTGTAAGCAAAAGAAAGCTGAACGATAACATTACCTGGCTGGTCATCAAAGCACCGCTGGTAGCCAGGAAAGCCAAGCCGGGTCAGTTCATCATCCTTCGTACAGATGAATATGGTGAGAGGGTTCCTCTCACCATGGCCGGCGAGCATCCAGAGGATGGCACCATCGATCTGATCTACGCCGCAGTAGGCAGATCCACCATGCTGATGGATCAGATGGAAGTAGGCGACTGCTTCGCTGATATCGTTGGCCCGCTGGGTAAGCCGACAGAGATGGAAGGCCTGAAGAAGGTCTGCGTCGTCGGCGGTGGTACCGGTAACGCTCTGGCATACCCCCTGGCCGTTGGAATGCACAACCACGGCATCCACGTGGACATGATCACCGGATTCAAGAACAAGGATCTGGTCATCCTGCAGGATGAGTTCGCAGCAGGCACAGACAGACTGTTCCTGGTGACCGATGACGGTTCTGCCGGTGAGAAGATGTTCACCACCCAGAAGCTGGAGCAGCTGATCGAGGAAGGCAATGAGTACGACGAGATCGTCGCTATCGGACCTCCGATCATGATGAAGTTCACCTGCCAGATCGCTGAGAAGCACGGCATCAAGTCCATCGCATCCCTGACCGCCTATATGATCGACGGAACAGGCATGTGTGGTGGCTGCCGTGTCAGCATCGATGGCGAGGAAAAGTACGTCTGCGTCGACGGACCTGAGTTCGATGGATCCAAGGTCAACTGGGACGAGGTACTCCAGAGAAGTGCATACTACGCTGAGCAGGAGAAATATGACAGAGAACATGTCTGCCGTCTGACAGGAGGTGTACGTTACTATGATTAA
- the gltA gene encoding NADPH-dependent glutamate synthase has protein sequence MINLRMKKNPMPEQDPMVRNKNFLEVTLGYTPEQAISEAMRCLKCRKKPCMGGCPVMIKIPDFVAKVAEGDFEAAYQIISEDSSLPAICGRVCPQENQCEGVCVRGTKGEPVSIGRLERFVADWHAANFGDEEIPAVETNGHKVAIIGAGPAGLACAGDLINKGYEVTVFESLHKTGGVLVYGIPQFRLPKEIVAAEVSKLEAKGVKFVTDAIIGRAITVDELIEEEGFESVFIGTGAGLPSFMHIPGENLLGVVSANEYLTRINLMKAYRDEYDTPIMHRKKIAVVGGGNVAMDAARCAKRMGAEDVYIIYRRSADEIPARAEEIHHAVEEGVIFHYLTNPVQILDDGNGDVKGIECVKMELGEPDASGRRRPVEIEGSNFVEDVDYVIMAIGTKLNTLIIDTTKNLEANARGGIGTDDRACTNRPEIFAGGDAVTGAATVIKAMGAGKVAAAGIDEFLSK, from the coding sequence ATGATTAATCTGAGAATGAAGAAAAATCCGATGCCTGAACAGGATCCGATGGTTCGTAACAAGAACTTCCTGGAGGTAACCCTGGGATATACGCCTGAGCAGGCGATCAGCGAGGCAATGAGATGCCTCAAGTGCCGCAAAAAGCCCTGCATGGGCGGATGTCCGGTAATGATCAAGATCCCTGACTTTGTAGCCAAGGTTGCAGAGGGAGATTTTGAGGCTGCTTATCAGATCATCAGTGAGGACAGTTCTCTGCCCGCTATCTGCGGACGTGTCTGCCCCCAGGAGAACCAGTGTGAGGGCGTCTGTGTCCGTGGCACCAAGGGCGAGCCGGTATCCATCGGTCGTCTGGAGAGATTCGTTGCTGACTGGCACGCTGCCAACTTTGGTGACGAAGAGATCCCGGCTGTGGAAACCAACGGTCATAAGGTAGCTATCATCGGTGCAGGTCCTGCGGGACTGGCATGCGCTGGCGACCTGATCAACAAGGGTTATGAAGTCACCGTGTTTGAGTCTCTGCACAAGACCGGAGGCGTACTGGTCTACGGTATTCCTCAGTTCCGTCTCCCCAAGGAGATCGTAGCTGCTGAAGTCTCCAAGCTGGAGGCCAAGGGTGTCAAGTTCGTCACCGATGCCATCATCGGAAGAGCCATCACCGTTGATGAGCTGATCGAGGAAGAAGGATTTGAGTCCGTATTCATCGGAACCGGTGCTGGACTCCCGTCCTTCATGCACATCCCGGGTGAGAACCTGCTGGGTGTTGTATCCGCAAACGAGTATCTGACTAGAATCAACCTGATGAAGGCCTACAGAGACGAGTACGATACACCGATCATGCACCGCAAGAAGATCGCTGTCGTAGGCGGCGGAAACGTAGCTATGGACGCAGCCAGATGTGCCAAGAGAATGGGTGCTGAAGACGTTTATATCATCTATCGTCGTTCCGCGGATGAGATCCCTGCAAGAGCAGAAGAGATCCACCACGCTGTAGAGGAAGGCGTCATCTTCCACTATCTGACCAATCCGGTACAGATCCTTGACGATGGTAACGGCGACGTCAAGGGCATCGAGTGTGTGAAGATGGAACTGGGCGAGCCGGATGCATCCGGCAGAAGACGTCCGGTTGAGATTGAGGGTTCCAACTTTGTTGAGGATGTGGACTATGTCATCATGGCCATCGGAACCAAGCTGAACACTCTGATCATCGACACCACCAAGAATCTGGAAGCCAACGCTAGAGGTGGAATCGGCACTGACGACAGAGCCTGCACCAACCGGCCTGAGATCTTTGCCGGTGGCGATGCTGTCACAGGTGCTGCCACCGTTATCAAGGCGATGGGAGCCGGTAAGGTAGCTGCTGCAGGTATTGATGAGTTCCTGAGCAAATAA
- a CDS encoding sigma 54-interacting transcriptional regulator translates to MGMRKRDIGLRRVVEPNGVFPLVAWKLDNSREIGPGEMRVRIERIHLEWDNFQQILSSCGYKEIEVKARILDIIEKRGKLQNPFTGTGGVFLGTVEEIADGFRGEMDFAVGDKVYYAATLGAIPIHIDRIDHIDYKYGQLECSGYAICFEQSPLFRPEPGLRETYMLAALDEAGSIYSTYEIASERLCRTVAIIGSSIHTMLIYAAAMQEAIGENCQVIGIMDEFQNEEMSRREIRQCMEPLFREIIFVDFRNPLEAFCDLQKKLGEETRVDMSIITDDIRGTESVALQLTRQNGYMYFSSLSNNYAEAVLCAQSVGKVVTAFAFDQFVQGYYEFSMHLMHSLHHKMEEVDRLYQKASSKLGITKSRANAHKINATGRDDGFIYQDVVTARMVEDVMNIAGYDCNVIIQGETGVGKEKVLQLIHQNSARCSAPCVKINCATIAESLAESEFFGYEAGAFTGAQSKGKAGYFELANDGILFLDEIGTLSLNMQSKLLRVLQENQFYRVGGTRQINVNVRVICANNVPLRQLVDEGKFREDLYYRLNICTIEVPPLRERRGDIMAMGEFFLQSYNRKYGTEKEFAPGALRALHDYYWPGNVRELENVVHRLVIASRGSIIREESVNELLNESAYKDMVKSVQRSYDRNDALDFHQIMEQQEKRLIEYALKKEKTTRKAADLLNLPQTTLARKKLKYGL, encoded by the coding sequence ATGGGGATGAGGAAACGAGACATCGGTCTGCGAAGAGTAGTGGAACCCAACGGAGTCTTTCCCTTGGTAGCATGGAAACTGGATAACAGTCGTGAGATTGGTCCGGGAGAGATGCGGGTACGAATTGAGCGGATCCATCTGGAGTGGGACAATTTTCAGCAGATCCTCAGCAGCTGCGGCTACAAGGAGATCGAGGTAAAGGCCCGTATCCTGGACATCATTGAGAAGCGGGGCAAGTTGCAGAACCCTTTCACCGGCACGGGAGGTGTATTTCTGGGCACCGTGGAAGAGATCGCAGATGGATTTCGCGGAGAGATGGATTTCGCCGTGGGAGACAAAGTCTATTACGCGGCGACCTTGGGCGCTATTCCTATCCACATCGACCGGATCGATCATATCGATTATAAATACGGACAGCTGGAGTGCAGCGGGTATGCCATCTGTTTTGAGCAGTCTCCTTTGTTTAGGCCGGAGCCGGGGCTCAGAGAGACCTATATGCTGGCAGCACTGGATGAGGCAGGCTCGATCTACAGCACCTATGAGATCGCCAGCGAACGGCTTTGTCGCACAGTGGCCATCATCGGAAGCAGCATACACACCATGCTGATCTATGCGGCAGCCATGCAGGAAGCCATCGGAGAGAACTGCCAGGTCATCGGCATCATGGATGAGTTTCAAAACGAGGAGATGTCCCGCAGAGAGATCCGTCAGTGTATGGAGCCACTCTTTCGGGAGATCATATTTGTTGACTTCCGCAACCCGCTTGAGGCCTTCTGTGACCTGCAGAAGAAGTTGGGAGAAGAGACGCGGGTGGATATGAGCATCATCACCGATGATATCCGGGGGACGGAGAGCGTGGCGTTACAACTGACCAGACAGAACGGATATATGTACTTTTCCTCGCTGTCCAACAACTATGCGGAAGCCGTGCTTTGTGCCCAATCGGTGGGCAAGGTCGTCACAGCGTTTGCTTTCGACCAGTTCGTGCAGGGGTATTACGAGTTCAGCATGCACCTGATGCACAGCCTGCATCATAAGATGGAAGAGGTGGACCGGCTGTACCAGAAAGCTTCCAGCAAGCTGGGCATCACCAAGAGCCGAGCCAACGCCCACAAGATCAACGCCACAGGAAGAGACGACGGGTTCATCTACCAGGATGTGGTGACCGCCCGCATGGTGGAGGACGTGATGAACATCGCCGGGTACGATTGTAACGTGATCATTCAGGGCGAGACTGGTGTCGGAAAGGAAAAGGTGCTGCAACTGATTCATCAGAACAGTGCCCGGTGCTCTGCACCTTGTGTCAAGATCAACTGCGCAACCATCGCCGAGAGCCTGGCGGAATCAGAGTTCTTTGGTTACGAGGCGGGGGCCTTCACCGGAGCACAAAGCAAAGGGAAGGCAGGGTATTTTGAGCTGGCCAACGACGGGATTCTGTTCTTGGATGAGATCGGGACACTTTCGCTGAACATGCAGTCCAAGCTTTTGCGGGTTCTTCAGGAGAATCAGTTCTACCGGGTAGGCGGCACACGGCAGATCAACGTCAACGTGCGCGTGATCTGCGCCAACAACGTCCCTCTGCGCCAGCTGGTGGACGAAGGAAAGTTCCGTGAGGACCTTTACTACCGCCTCAATATCTGCACCATCGAGGTGCCTCCTCTGCGGGAGAGGCGAGGGGACATCATGGCCATGGGTGAGTTTTTCCTTCAGTCCTATAACCGGAAATACGGCACGGAGAAGGAGTTCGCCCCGGGTGCGCTGCGGGCGCTTCATGATTACTACTGGCCAGGTAACGTGCGGGAACTGGAGAATGTGGTGCACCGACTGGTGATCGCTAGCCGCGGCAGTATCATCAGAGAGGAAAGTGTAAACGAACTGCTGAACGAAAGTGCCTACAAGGATATGGTGAAGAGCGTGCAACGCAGCTACGATCGCAATGACGCCCTGGACTTCCACCAGATCATGGAGCAGCAGGAGAAGAGACTCATCGAATACGCCCTGAAGAAAGAAAAGACCACAAGAAAAGCGGCAGACCTGCTGAATCTGCCGCAGACAACGCTGGCGCGAAAGAAGCTGAAGTATGGGCTTTAG